The following proteins come from a genomic window of Gossypium raimondii isolate GPD5lz chromosome 5, ASM2569854v1, whole genome shotgun sequence:
- the LOC105766149 gene encoding glutamine--tRNA ligase isoform X2, whose amino-acid sequence MTSLLIVSRQFTPHPHAGDKWCIYPSYDYAHCIVDSLENITHSLCTLEFETRRASYYWLLHVLDLYQPYVWEYSRLNVTNTVMSKRKLNYIVTNKYVDGWDDPRLMTLAGLRRRGVTSTAINSFVRGIGITRSDCSMIRLDRLEYHIREELNKTAPRVLVVLHPLKVVITNLESGSVLDLDAKKWPDARTDDTSAFYKVPFSNVVYIERSDFRMKDSKDYYGLAPGKSALLRYAFPIKCTDVILADDKETVLEIRAEYDASKKSKPKGVLHWVAEPSPGSYPLKIEVRLFDKLFNSENPAELDNWLTDLNPNSKVVVTTAYAVPSLGKAAVGDTFQFERLGYFTVDKDSTAEKLVFNRTVTLKDTYSKGGK is encoded by the exons ATGACCTCATTGCTTATCGTATCAAGGCAA TTTACTCCTCACCCTCATGCTGGGGATAAGTGGTGCATTTATCCGAGCTATGATTATGCTCATTGCATCGTGGACTCTCTTGAAAATATCACACATTCA CTGTGTACACTTGAATTTGAGACCAGGCGTGCTTCTTACTATTGGCTGCTACATGTATTGGACCTTTACCAGCCATATGTGTGGGAATACTCACGACTGAATGTTACAAACACTGTGATGTCTAAACGGAag TTAAACTAcattgtgacaaacaaatatgtTGATGGTTGGGATGATCCCCGTCTCATGACATTAGCTGGTTTACGACGTAGGGGTGTGACTTCAACTGCAATAAATTCTTTTGTTCGAGGAATTGGAATCACTAGAAG TGATTGTAGCATGATTCGTTTGGATCGCCTTGAGTATCACATAAGAGAAGAATTAAACAAGACAGCACCTCGTGTATTGGTTGTGCTGCATCCTCTTAAG GTTGTCATAACCAACCTCGAATCTGGTTCTGTTTTGGATCTTGATGCAAAGAAATGGCCTGATGCTCGAACAGATGACACATCTGCCTTTTACAAG GTGCCCTTTTCAAATGTTGTATATATTGAGCGCTCAGATTTCCGGATGAAAGATTCTAAAGATTACTATGGGTTGGCTCCTGGCAAGTCAGCACTGCTAAG ATATGCATTCCCTATAAAGTGTACAGATGTAATATTGGCAGATGATAAAGAAACTGTGCTTGAGATTCGAGCTGAGTACGATGCTTCCAAAAAAAGCAAGCCAAAG GGGGTTCTCCACTGGGTTGCTGAACCTTCCCCGGGTTCTTATCCATTGAAGATTGAAGTCCGATTGTTTGACAAACTCTTTAATTCTGAG AATCCTGCTGAACTTGATAATTGGCTCACTGATCTCAACCCGAATTCCAAAGTGGTGGTAACTACTGCATATGCAGTGCCATCACTTGGTAAGGCTGCTGTAGGGGATACATTTCAGTTCGAAAGGCTAG GCTATTTCACAGTTGACAAGGACTCGACTGCCGAGAAGCTCGTCTTTAATCGTACGGTTACTCTCAAGGATACCTACAGTAAGGGTGGGAAATAG